In Fundulus heteroclitus isolate FHET01 chromosome 8, MU-UCD_Fhet_4.1, whole genome shotgun sequence, a genomic segment contains:
- the zgc:63972 gene encoding protein CutA homolog, which translates to MVVPLQRWLRDAPRSATVRSAVLTASLFLIVSISLYPGLRSVGVLLHAVFTGSYVPGYHSVLLINFPNEQAARDIGRSVMERRLAASVNILPRTFTMYYWKGEIQDASEILMLVKTKTSRIQDVVDYVRSIHPYANPEALSFPVGDGSQAYMKWMDDAVPDD; encoded by the exons ATGGTGGTGCCGCTTCAGCGCTGGCTCAGAGACGCTCCTCGGAGCGCAACAGTCCGGTCAGCGGTGCTGACTGCAAGTTTG TTCTTGATTGTGTCCATTTCCCTGTATCCTGGGTTGAGGTCCGTCGGGGTCTTGCTCCACGCAGTCTTCACAGGAAGCTATGTGCCGGGGTACCACTCTGTCCTTCTCATCAACTTTCCCAATGAACAGGCAGCGAGAGACATTGGCAG gtCTGTCATGGAAAGACGGCTGGCAGCTAGCGTTAACATTCTTCCCAGGACCTTCACAAT GTACTACTGGAAAGGGGAAATCCAGGATGCCAGTGAAATCCTGATG CTGGTGAAAACAAAGACCTCCAGGATCCAGGATGTTGTAGATTATGTGAG GTCCATCCATCCCTATGCAAACCCAGAAGCCCTCAGTTTCCCAGTGGGGGACGGCAGTCAGGCTTACATGAAGTGGATGGACGACGCCGTTCCAGATGACTGA